The proteins below come from a single Anderseniella sp. Alg231-50 genomic window:
- a CDS encoding serine/threonine protein kinase yields MNWTAEKTTVNSWNEWDPLKHVIVGLATDCHIPPAEPALDAKVPEDSDMRGQWGKRPQEMIDRGNELLDNFALQLQKRGIRVDRPTPTDFSLPATTPDFHTDSQFGCMPPRDVLLTVGSEILEATMSYRCRWFEYLCYRPLMQQYFNEDPNFRHEAAPKPRLTDADYRADYLSEKIGIEKRLEWTADKFFVTTEEEPLFDAADVLRMGKDLVVQHGFTTNLKGIEWLRRHFPDHRVHAVNFPGDPYPIHIDATFTPVRPGLILNNPNRRLPDDQREFFHRNGWEIVDAAQPAHNSPPPLCYSSTWLSMNVLVLDPKTVCVEKSEVYQAEQFDKLGIEVVEVELRDAYAFGGGLHCCTADVYRESSFEDYFPKG; encoded by the coding sequence ATGAACTGGACTGCTGAGAAAACCACCGTCAACAGCTGGAATGAATGGGATCCCCTGAAACACGTCATTGTCGGTCTGGCAACCGATTGCCACATCCCGCCGGCAGAGCCTGCCCTGGATGCCAAGGTGCCGGAAGATTCCGATATGCGCGGCCAGTGGGGCAAGCGCCCGCAGGAGATGATCGATCGCGGCAACGAGTTGCTGGACAATTTTGCCCTCCAGTTGCAAAAGCGCGGCATCAGGGTGGACCGCCCGACCCCGACGGATTTCTCACTGCCTGCAACAACACCCGACTTTCACACCGACAGCCAGTTTGGCTGCATGCCGCCGCGCGATGTGCTGCTCACTGTCGGCAGCGAAATCCTCGAAGCAACCATGTCCTATCGCTGCCGCTGGTTTGAATACCTGTGCTACCGGCCATTGATGCAGCAATACTTCAACGAAGACCCCAACTTCAGGCACGAGGCCGCACCCAAGCCGCGGCTTACCGATGCCGATTACCGGGCCGATTACCTGTCGGAGAAAATCGGCATTGAAAAACGGCTTGAATGGACGGCGGACAAGTTCTTCGTCACCACCGAGGAAGAGCCGTTGTTTGATGCAGCGGACGTCCTGCGCATGGGCAAGGACCTTGTCGTGCAGCATGGTTTCACCACCAACCTCAAGGGCATTGAGTGGCTGCGCCGGCATTTCCCCGACCACCGGGTCCATGCGGTGAACTTTCCCGGCGACCCGTACCCGATCCACATCGACGCCACCTTCACCCCGGTTCGACCCGGCCTGATCCTCAACAATCCGAACCGGCGCCTGCCCGATGACCAGCGCGAGTTCTTCCACCGCAATGGCTGGGAAATTGTCGATGCAGCGCAACCGGCACACAATTCGCCGCCACCGCTTTGTTACTCCTCGACGTGGCTCAGCATGAATGTACTGGTGCTCGATCCCAAGACCGTGTGCGTCGAAAAATCCGAAGTCTACCAGGCCGAGCAGTTCGACAAGCTGGGTATCGAAGTCGTCGAAGTGGAATTGCGCGATGCCTATGCCTTTGGCGGCGGCCTGCACTGCTGCACCGCGGACGTCTATCGTGAGAGCAGTTTTGAGGACTACTTCCCGAAAGGCTGA
- a CDS encoding flavin reductase, protein MPTDTGESPLRQPFLDAMSQLTNSVCVVTTDGGGGRAGTTVTAMSPVSADSETPSLLVCLHADSLTAKAIAQNAVFAVNVLAEGQSGLADGFAGRHGATGPDKYDSVTHSSGATGSAHLDGAVAIFDCRLKLQQAWGTHIIFIGEVADVVLNAPSQVLTYTKRRYLG, encoded by the coding sequence ATGCCGACTGACACAGGCGAAAGCCCGCTCAGACAACCGTTTCTGGATGCCATGAGCCAGCTTACCAATTCGGTATGCGTGGTCACAACCGATGGCGGGGGCGGCCGTGCCGGCACCACAGTTACCGCCATGTCGCCGGTATCGGCTGACAGCGAAACACCATCACTGCTGGTATGCCTGCATGCCGACAGCCTGACAGCCAAGGCCATAGCGCAAAATGCCGTGTTCGCGGTCAATGTGCTGGCTGAAGGCCAATCCGGCCTCGCGGACGGGTTTGCGGGCCGGCACGGGGCAACGGGCCCGGACAAGTATGACAGTGTGACACATTCATCGGGCGCAACTGGCTCTGCGCACCTGGATGGCGCAGTGGCCATATTCGACTGCCGGTTAAAACTGCAGCAGGCTTGGGGAACCCACATCATTTTTATTGGCGAGGTAGCCGATGTTGTGCTCAATGCGCCGTCGCAAGTTTTGACATACACAAAAAGAAGATATCTGGGCTGA